A portion of the Toxotes jaculatrix isolate fToxJac2 chromosome 16, fToxJac2.pri, whole genome shotgun sequence genome contains these proteins:
- the hspa5 gene encoding endoplasmic reticulum chaperone BiP, with the protein MKLLWVVMLVAGTVIAEDDDRKENLGTVVGIDLGTTYSCVGVFKNGRVEIIANDQGNRITPSYVAFTSEGERLIGDAAKNQLTSNPENTVFDAKRLIGRAWADSSVQQDIKYLPFKVTEKKSKPHIQVDIGGGQIKTFAPEEISAMVLTKMKETAEAYLGKKVTHAVVTVPAYFNDAQRQATKDAGTIAGLNVMRIINEPTAAAIAYGLDKKDGEKNILVFDLGGGTFDVSLLTIDNGVFEVVATNGDTHLGGEDFDQRVMEHFIKLYKKKTGKDVRKDNRAVQKLRREVEKAKRALSAQHQARIEIESFFEGEDFSETLTRAKFEELNMDLFRSTMKPVQKVLEDADLKKSDIDEIVLVGGSTRIPKIQQLVKEFFNGKEPSRGINPDEAVAYGAAVQAGVLSGEEDTGEVVLLDVCPLTLGIETVGGVMTKLIPRNTVVPTKKSQIFSTASDNQPTVTIKVYEGERPLTKDNHLLGTFDLTGIPPAPRGVPQIEVTFEIDVNGILRVTAEDKGTGNKNKITITNDQNRLTPEDIERMVNDAERFADEDKKLKERIDARNELESYAYSLKNQISDKEKLGGKLSDDDKEAIEKAVEEKIEWMESHQDAELEDFQAKKKELEEVVQPIISKLYGSAGGPPPEGADSEQDEKDEL; encoded by the exons atgaagCTGTTGTGGGTTGTAATGCTGGTGGCCGGCACTGTGATTGCCGAGGACGACGACAGGAAGGAGAATTTGGGAACTGTGGTTGGAATCGACCTGGGGACCACCTACTCATG TGTTGGAGTTTTTAAGAATGGCCGTGTGGAGATCATCGCCAATGACCAGGGTAACCGCATCACCCCATCATATGTGGCCTTCACCAGTGAGGGTGAGCGTCTGATTGGTGATGCTGCCAAGAACCAGCTGACCTCTAACCCAGAGAACACCGTCTTTGATGCCAAGAGGTTGATTGGCCGTGCTTGGGCTGACTCCTCTGTGCAGCAGGACATCAAGTACCTGCCCTTCAAG GTTACTGAGAAGAAGAGCAAGCCCCATATCCAGGTTGACATTGGTGGTGGCCAGATCAAGACATTTGCTCCTGAGGAGATCTCTGCCATGGTGCTGACTAAGATGAAGGAGACTGCTGAGGCTTATCTGGGCAAGAAG GTCACACATGCTGTGGTCACTGTCCCTGCCTACTTCAATGATGCCCAGCGCCAGGCCACTAAGGATGCTGGAACCATCGCTGGTCTGAATGTTATGAGAATCATCAATGAGCC AACTGCTGCCGCCATTGCTTATGGCCTGGACAAGAAAGATGGCGAGAAGAACATTCTTGTGTTCGACCTGGGTGGTGGCACCTTCGATGTCTCCCTCCTGACCATTGACAACGGCGTGTTTGAAGTGGTTGCCACCAATGGTGACACTCACCTGGGAGGTGAAGACTTCGACCAGCGTGTCATGGAGCACTTCATCAAGCTGTACAAGAAGAAGACTGGCAAGGATGTGCGCAAAGACAACCGTGCTGTGCAGAAGCTGCGTCGTGAGGTTGAGAAGGCAAAGAGGGCTCTGTCTGCCCAGCACCAGGCCCGCATTGAGATTGAGTCCTTCTTTGAGGGAGAAGACTTCTCTGAGACCCTGACCCGTGCCAAGTTTGAAGAGCTGAACATG GACCTTTTCCGTTCCACCATGAAGCCTGTACAGAAGGTGCTGGAAGATGCTGACCTGAAGAAGTCTGACATTGATGAGATTGTCCTGGTTGGAGGCTCCACCCGTATCCCCAAAATCCAGCAGCTGGTGAAGGAGTTCTTCAATGGCAAAGAGCCCTCTAGGGGCATCAACCCTGATGAGGCTGTGGCCTATGGAGCTGCCGTGCAGGCTGGAGTTCTCTCTGGAGAGGAGGACACTG GTGAAGTGGTTCTTCTGGATGTGTGCCCTCTGACTCTTGGCATTGAGACTGTTGGAGGAGTAATGACCAAACTGATCCCCAGGAACACTGTGGTGCCCACCAAGAAATCCCAGATCTTTTCTACAGCCTCTGATAACCAGCCTACTGTCACCATTAAGGTCTATGAAG GTGAGCGTCCTCTGACAAAAGACAACCATCTGCTGGGTACCTTCGACCTGACTGGCATCCCTCCTGCCCCTCGTGGTGTACCACAGATTGAAGTCACCTTTGAGATTGATGTCAACGGTATTCTGCGTGTCACCGCTGAGGACAAGGGCACAGGCAACAAGAACAAGATCACAATCACAAACGACCAGAACCGTCTTACACCTGAGGATATCGAGCGCATGGTGAATGATGCTGAGCGCTTTGCTGACGAGGACAAGAAGCTGAAGGAGAGGATTGACGCCCGCAACGAGTTGGAGAGCTATGCCTACTCTCTGAAGAACCAGATCAGCGACAAGGAAAAGCTTGGCGGCAAGCTGTCAGATGATGACAAGGAAGCCATTGAGAAGGCTGTTGAAGAGAAGATTGAGTGGATGGAGTCTCACCAAGATGCTGAGCTGGAAGACTTCCAGGCCAAGAAGAAGGAGTTGGAGGAGGTGGTTCAACCCATTATCAGCAAGCTTTACGGTAGTGCAGGTGGACCCCCACCTGAGGGCGCTGACAGCGAGCAAGATGAGAAGGATGAGTTGTAG
- the rabepk gene encoding rab9 effector protein with kelch motifs: MEFLPVLEPLDKPKEGIWYSLIPRGSAPGVSVGHTCTFIPSREGGKGRILIVGGANPSGSFSHSHIINLDNHEWDIPEWEDLEARYEHCSFVPESFPQSLWVFGGAQQSGNRSCIQNIQLTDSGSHWKDVSVNGKPPCPRTYHTNSACLGDRLYVFSGGEAGAAPVSDQKLHVFDTVSSTWSQPETQGRHPPARHGHIIIAVGSKLYIHGGMAGDKFHKDMYCLDTGSMKWERVQAKGDNPPGVAAHSAVVLGKNIYIFGGITADGASNAMYRFNTDKNRWLLLKFEGDMPPNRLDHSMCLLPWKVCDEGNGDEGQPNSAAASETIHLAFVFGGMDTQGVIHNDCIVTVVT, encoded by the exons ATGGAGTTTCTACCAGTGCTTGAGCCACTAGATAAACCCAAGGAAGGAATATG GTATTCTTTAATACCCAGAGGAAGTGCTCCAGGTGTAAGTGTGGGTCACACTTGCACATTTATTCCATctagagaaggaggaaaaggaagaatcCTTATTGTTGGTGGAGCCAACCCCAGTGGCAGTTTCTCACATTCCCATATCATAAATCTag ATAATCATGAATGGGACATTCCAGAGTGGGAGGATTTGGAGGCACGATATGAGCACTGCAGCTTTGTGCCAGAGAGCTTCCCACAGAGTTTGTGGGTTTTTGGGGGGGCACAACAGAGCGGCAATCGCAGCTGTATCCAGAATATACAGCTAACAG ACAGTGGTTCTCACTGGAAGGATGTATCTGTAAATGGGAAGCCCCCCTGTCCGAGGACATACCACACCAACTCAGCCTGCCTTGGGGACAGACTGTATGTGTTTTCTGGTGGTGAAGCAGGAGCTGCACCTGTGTCAGACCAAAAACTTCATGTCTTCGATACAG tgtcttcCACCTGGTCCCAACCAGAAACACAAGGCAGACACCCACCAGCCAGACACGGCCACATTATCATAGCAGTGGGTTCAAAGCTCTACATTCATGGAGGCATGGCTGGAGACAAATTCCACAAGGACATGTATTGTCTCGACACAG GGAGCATGAAGTGGGAGAGAGTGCAGGCCAAAGGAGACAACCCACCAGGAGTAGCAGCCCACTCAGCTGTGGTGCTGGGAAAGAACATCTACATCTTTGGAGGGATAACTGCAGATGGAGCTAGCAACGCCATGTACAGATTCAATACTG ACAAAAATAGATGGCTCCTATTGAAATTTGAAGGAGATATGCCACCCAACCGCCTAGACCACTCCATGTGTTTGTTGCCATGGAAGGTGTGTGATGAGGGGAATGGAGATGAGGGGCAACCCAACAGTGCAGCAGCCTCAGAGACAATACATCTGGCCTTTGTATTTGGAGGGATGGACACCCAGGGTGTCATACATAATGACTGCATTGTGACTGTGGTGACATGA